From a region of the Deinococcus aestuarii genome:
- the wecB gene encoding non-hydrolyzing UDP-N-acetylglucosamine 2-epimerase: MTELPSESASPTTDRRIVLAFGTRPEATKMAPVYAALARQPGLTPLILSTGQQRTMLDEALAVFGLTPDEDLNVMTDRQTLAGLTGRIVPQAGRKLREMGADMVLVHGDTTTSFCVSLSAFYEGIPVGHVEAGLRSGSMAEPFPEEANRRLTGVLSTLDFAPTPGSRANLLREGKDPGGVFVTGQTAVDAVREVAGRVPLRPEWRERLEAGGRLVTVTMHRRENLPVMAEMAQALADVARMYPDCHFVYPVHLNPAVQEAVRPALERLPNFELVGPLDYANMAPLMAASALLVTDSGGLQEEGAALGVPVAVLRNVTERPEGLEAGVLRLAGNDPDSIREVIGGLLGDEAELAWMRSARNPYGDGQASGRVAQAVAWHFGLSGKPEDWQ, from the coding sequence ATGACCGAGTTGCCTTCCGAATCCGCCTCCCCCACGACTGACCGACGCATCGTCCTCGCCTTCGGCACCCGGCCCGAGGCGACCAAGATGGCCCCGGTGTACGCCGCCCTCGCGCGCCAGCCCGGCCTCACGCCGCTGATCCTCTCCACCGGGCAGCAGCGCACCATGCTCGACGAGGCCCTCGCCGTCTTCGGCCTGACCCCCGACGAGGACCTGAACGTCATGACCGACCGCCAGACCCTCGCGGGGCTCACCGGGCGGATCGTGCCCCAGGCGGGCCGCAAGCTGCGCGAGATGGGCGCGGACATGGTGCTCGTCCACGGGGACACCACCACCTCCTTCTGCGTCAGCCTGAGCGCCTTTTACGAGGGCATTCCGGTCGGGCACGTCGAGGCGGGGCTGCGGTCGGGAAGCATGGCCGAACCCTTTCCGGAGGAGGCCAACCGCCGCCTGACCGGGGTGCTGTCCACCCTGGATTTCGCGCCCACCCCCGGCAGCCGCGCCAACCTGTTGCGGGAAGGCAAGGACCCCGGCGGCGTCTTCGTGACCGGGCAGACCGCCGTGGACGCCGTGCGCGAGGTGGCGGGCCGGGTGCCCCTGCGCCCTGAATGGCGGGAGCGGCTGGAGGCGGGGGGGCGGCTGGTGACCGTGACGATGCACCGCCGCGAGAATCTGCCCGTCATGGCGGAGATGGCACAGGCATTGGCGGACGTGGCCCGGATGTACCCCGACTGCCACTTCGTCTACCCGGTCCACCTGAACCCGGCGGTGCAAGAGGCGGTGCGTCCGGCGCTGGAAAGATTGCCCAACTTCGAGCTGGTAGGGCCCCTCGATTACGCGAACATGGCGCCCCTGATGGCGGCCTCGGCGCTGCTGGTGACCGACTCGGGCGGCTTGCAGGAGGAGGGGGCGGCGCTCGGCGTGCCCGTGGCGGTGCTGCGGAACGTCACCGAGCGACCCGAGGGGCTGGAGGCGGGGGTGCTGCGGCTGGCCGGAAATGACCCGGACTCCATCCGCGAGGTGATCGGCGGGCTGCTGGGGGACGAGGCCGAGCTCGCGTGGATGCGCTCGGCGCGCAATCCCTACGGGGACGGGCAGGCGTCGGGGCGCGTCGCGCAGGCGGTGGCGTGGCACTTCGGGTTGAGCGGAAAACCGGAAGACTGGCAGTAG
- a CDS encoding antibiotic biosynthesis monooxygenase family protein, protein MITVANRIYVNPQYHEQFEARFRERAGLVDGMPGFVANHVLRPTREGEPFIVLTFWESREAFEAWTISDAFRQGHARSGTLPRDAFTGPNVLEIHEVV, encoded by the coding sequence ATGATCACCGTCGCCAACCGCATCTACGTCAACCCCCAGTACCACGAGCAGTTCGAGGCCCGCTTCCGCGAGCGCGCGGGACTGGTGGACGGGATGCCCGGCTTCGTCGCCAACCACGTCCTGCGGCCCACCCGGGAGGGCGAGCCCTTCATCGTTCTGACCTTCTGGGAGTCGCGCGAGGCCTTTGAGGCGTGGACGATCTCCGACGCCTTCCGGCAGGGGCACGCGAGAAGCGGCACCCTGCCGAGGGACGCCTTCACTGGGCCGAACGTGCTGGAGATTCATGAGGTCGTTTAA
- the hemB gene encoding porphobilinogen synthase → MLDRPRRLRRTAGLRALTREVTLTPQHFIHPIFVHEAETEDPIATMPGVSRHSVRGAVEQARAAHALGIPAVILFGIPDHKDPGGSQAYAEGGVIQRAATAIKAALPDVTVVADTCLCEYTDHGHCGPLCQTGDGEWTVDNDAALDLLAKTAVSQARAGADVVAPSAMMDGQVGAIRTALDEAGFSHVPVMAYAVKYASAYYGPFRDAAGSTPSVGNRASYQMDPAGGEREALREARLDAEQGADFLMVKPALAYLDMVRLLRDTFDLPLVAYNVSGEYALIKAAAGLGYMDERRTVLETLTGMRRAGADAIITYHALDAARWLRGEG, encoded by the coding sequence ATGTTGGACCGTCCCCGCCGCCTGCGCCGCACCGCTGGCCTGCGCGCCCTGACCCGCGAGGTCACCTTGACGCCGCAGCACTTCATCCACCCCATCTTCGTCCACGAGGCCGAGACCGAGGACCCCATCGCCACCATGCCCGGCGTGAGCCGTCACAGCGTGCGGGGCGCGGTCGAGCAGGCCAGAGCCGCCCATGCCCTCGGCATCCCCGCCGTGATCCTCTTCGGCATCCCCGACCACAAGGACCCCGGGGGGAGCCAGGCCTACGCCGAGGGCGGCGTGATCCAGCGCGCCGCGACCGCCATCAAGGCCGCCCTGCCCGACGTGACCGTCGTCGCCGACACCTGTCTGTGCGAGTACACCGACCACGGGCACTGTGGGCCGCTGTGTCAGACGGGGGACGGCGAGTGGACCGTGGACAACGACGCCGCGCTCGACCTCCTCGCCAAGACGGCGGTGTCCCAGGCGCGGGCGGGCGCCGACGTGGTGGCCCCCAGCGCGATGATGGACGGTCAGGTCGGCGCGATCCGGACGGCCCTCGATGAGGCGGGCTTCTCCCACGTGCCCGTCATGGCCTACGCGGTCAAGTACGCCTCGGCCTACTACGGCCCCTTCCGCGACGCGGCGGGGAGCACCCCCAGCGTCGGCAACCGGGCGTCGTACCAGATGGACCCGGCGGGCGGCGAGCGCGAGGCGCTGCGGGAGGCGAGGCTCGACGCCGAGCAGGGGGCGGACTTCCTGATGGTCAAGCCCGCGCTGGCCTACCTCGACATGGTGCGGTTGCTGCGCGACACCTTCGACCTGCCCCTCGTCGCCTACAACGTGAGCGGCGAGTACGCCCTGATCAAGGCCGCCGCGGGGCTCGGGTACATGGACGAGCGCCGCACCGTGCTCGAAACCCTGACCGGGATGCGCCGCGCCGGGGCCGACGCGATCATCACCTACCACGCCCTCGACGCCGCCCGCTGGCTCCGGGGGGAGGGGTGA
- a CDS encoding tetratricopeptide repeat protein: MSASGLDWRGVLADLRAHLLPVEGEAGREVRGSLRWLEAEMRSRGANGSSVRNIVYRDVGTPADKAALRAILEGLAREAGRPLGPVQAPPPPLPDELELLGRAKKRAYKQFLAGVRAGRAPRLIVTGRAGAGKTILLDHLERALRGLEAGPVVRLNLRGDVTAGGPLPLPPSGTSFSARAQAQSDAARAVLPPPPGVLLARVTADLSFAGEPPRGLGGSPLSPAAWAAEHLLRRAPPGVAVLLALEDAAGLPDGTAEVIELRPPTPAEARAYLMARLGIPRERAEGLVRETGRHLDRLALLAGPGTGETAPDRLLADPDVRRLAAALAALEVGAGETVPGSVLSAALGVAVAAVPPHARALMGEGEAGWAPLSPLRAALGHVPAREVEEARRRVADASPVPDLARFRLTALAALGDWATLAGHLAAAPDDARHLPPLWPRVRAEARGETRETLARAVAAHHAGRGEYDEPHARDALFTLLESPNPAVRGWARAKLAESSVDAGNFGAATAQLAHPDLEGVLADAPDPWTTAAGADALLVRAALARWRGDLEAATRAVSDPRTAHGGARAHLWRGLIAKDAGRWDEALRHLHLVPGTSPLLSARARYQEGDLRLRLGQPAAALEALQGAAARLEAAGGTPEERARALARAGTALRRLGHPGEGWARLQEALALLPNGSGGGGRGDAVLRARLLSEGVPVLLALGRPDAALADAARALSLLARPGPRRPEAEYRLRRTAYRVALAYLTRGVGLPYLQPFAGPRRDHPDLAHARALLDAGLAGADGTSDREQVLTFDMRLSRALADPDPRAALEHADRALAMTDHPYAEAQARAIRAEALLRGGQNEAALAEINRAHALVRRVQLGLPGTHAPDPGLTAQLLALEARATVLDGEKTLAWLRDALRDPALAPFRPGVWREAGRALEHGHPRPGAVLRALHPGWEPGYLRVRDALALLETGPEG, encoded by the coding sequence GTGTCCGCGTCCGGCCTCGACTGGAGGGGGGTCCTCGCCGACCTGCGCGCCCACCTGCTCCCGGTGGAGGGGGAGGCGGGGCGGGAGGTGCGTGGCAGCCTGCGCTGGCTGGAGGCCGAGATGCGCTCGCGCGGGGCGAACGGGTCGAGTGTCCGCAACATCGTGTACCGCGACGTGGGCACCCCGGCGGACAAGGCCGCCCTGCGCGCCATCCTCGAAGGGCTCGCGCGGGAGGCCGGGCGGCCCCTCGGCCCCGTCCAGGCCCCGCCTCCCCCCCTCCCCGACGAGCTGGAGCTGCTCGGCCGGGCCAAGAAGCGCGCGTACAAGCAATTTCTGGCGGGCGTCCGGGCGGGCCGCGCCCCCCGGTTGATCGTGACCGGCCGGGCCGGGGCGGGCAAGACGATCCTGCTCGACCACCTGGAGCGGGCGCTGCGGGGGCTGGAGGCGGGCCCGGTCGTCCGGCTCAACCTGCGGGGCGACGTGACGGCAGGGGGGCCTCTCCCGCTTCCCCCGTCGGGCACGTCCTTCTCGGCGCGGGCGCAGGCGCAGTCGGACGCGGCCCGGGCCGTGCTGCCCCCCCCGCCCGGCGTGCTCCTCGCGCGGGTGACGGCAGACCTCTCGTTCGCGGGAGAACCGCCCCGGGGCCTGGGCGGCTCCCCCCTGTCCCCCGCCGCCTGGGCCGCCGAACACCTGCTGCGCCGCGCGCCCCCCGGCGTGGCGGTGCTCCTCGCGCTGGAGGACGCCGCCGGGCTGCCGGACGGGACGGCAGAGGTGATCGAGCTGCGCCCCCCCACCCCCGCCGAGGCCCGCGCGTACCTGATGGCCCGGCTGGGCATTCCCCGCGAGCGGGCCGAGGGGCTCGTGCGCGAAACGGGGCGGCACCTCGACCGGCTGGCCCTGCTGGCGGGGCCGGGAACGGGGGAGACGGCCCCCGACCGCCTCCTCGCCGACCCGGACGTGCGGCGGCTGGCGGCGGCCCTCGCGGCGCTGGAGGTCGGGGCGGGGGAGACTGTGCCCGGCTCAGTCCTCTCTGCTGCGCTCGGCGTGGCCGTCGCCGCCGTGCCCCCGCACGCCCGCGCCCTGATGGGGGAGGGGGAGGCGGGCTGGGCGCCCCTCTCCCCGCTGCGGGCCGCCCTGGGGCACGTCCCGGCGCGGGAGGTGGAGGAGGCTCGCCGCCGTGTGGCGGACGCTTCCCCGGTCCCGGACCTCGCCCGCTTCCGGCTCACGGCCCTCGCCGCGCTGGGGGACTGGGCCACGCTCGCCGGGCACCTCGCCGCCGCGCCCGACGACGCCCGGCACCTGCCGCCGCTGTGGCCGCGGGTGCGGGCGGAGGCGCGGGGGGAGACCCGTGAGACGCTCGCCCGGGCGGTCGCCGCCCACCACGCCGGGCGCGGCGAGTACGACGAGCCGCACGCGCGCGACGCCCTCTTCACCCTGCTGGAGTCCCCGAACCCCGCCGTCCGGGGCTGGGCGCGGGCCAAGCTCGCCGAGAGCAGCGTGGACGCCGGGAACTTCGGGGCGGCGACCGCGCAGCTCGCCCACCCCGACCTGGAGGGCGTGCTGGCGGACGCCCCCGACCCCTGGACCACCGCCGCCGGGGCCGACGCCCTGCTCGTGCGGGCGGCCCTGGCCCGCTGGCGCGGCGACTTGGAGGCGGCCACCCGGGCGGTCAGCGACCCCCGCACCGCGCACGGCGGGGCCCGCGCCCACCTCTGGCGGGGCCTGATCGCCAAGGACGCGGGGAGGTGGGATGAGGCGCTCCGCCACCTCCACCTCGTGCCGGGGACGAGCCCGCTCCTCTCCGCCCGCGCCCGCTATCAGGAGGGCGACCTGCGGCTGCGCCTCGGCCAGCCCGCCGCCGCCCTGGAGGCCCTACAAGGCGCCGCCGCCCGCCTGGAGGCCGCCGGGGGCACCCCCGAGGAACGCGCCCGCGCGCTCGCCCGCGCCGGAACCGCCCTGCGCCGCCTGGGCCACCCGGGGGAGGGCTGGGCCCGGTTGCAAGAGGCCCTCGCCCTCCTGCCGAACGGGAGCGGGGGAGGAGGGCGGGGCGACGCGGTGCTGCGTGCCCGCCTCCTGAGCGAGGGGGTGCCCGTCCTGCTCGCCCTGGGACGGCCCGACGCGGCCCTGGCGGACGCCGCCCGCGCGCTCTCGCTGCTCGCCCGCCCCGGCCCCCGCCGCCCCGAGGCCGAGTACCGCCTGCGCCGCACCGCCTACCGGGTCGCGCTCGCCTACCTCACCCGGGGGGTGGGCCTGCCCTATCTCCAGCCCTTCGCCGGGCCGCGCCGCGACCACCCCGACCTCGCCCACGCCCGGGCGCTTCTCGACGCGGGGCTCGCCGGGGCCGACGGCACGAGCGACCGCGAGCAGGTCCTCACCTTCGACATGCGCCTGAGCCGCGCCCTCGCCGACCCCGACCCGCGCGCCGCGCTGGAACACGCCGACCGGGCGCTCGCCATGACCGACCACCCCTACGCCGAGGCCCAGGCCCGCGCCATCCGCGCCGAGGCCCTGCTGCGTGGCGGGCAGAACGAGGCCGCCCTCGCCGAGATCAACCGCGCCCACGCCCTCGTGCGCCGGGTGCAGCTCGGCCTGCCCGGCACCCACGCGCCCGACCCCGGCCTGACCGCCCAGCTCCTCGCGCTGGAAGCCCGCGCCACGGTCCTGGACGGGGAGAAGACCCTGGCCTGGCTGCGCGACGCCCTGCGTGACCCCGCCCTCGCCCCCTTCCGGCCCGGGGTGTGGCGGGAGGCGGGCCGGGCCCTGGAACACGGGCACCCGCGCCCGGGGGCCGTATTGCGCGCCCTGCATCCCGGCTGGGAGCCCGGCTACCTGCGGGTGCGCGACGCGCTCGCCTTGCTCGAAACCGGGCCGGAAGGTTAA
- the upp gene encoding uracil phosphoribosyltransferase: MLTVVTHPLIQHKLSLMRSVETGVKEFRELAAEVSMLLAYEAMRDLELSPTHLMTPLQEGDFPMLSGKKLALVAILRAGLVMTDGILSLVPAARVGHIGLYRDPLTLRPVAYYNKLPADIAERRVFLTDPMLATGGSASAAIQFLKDAGAQSIGLMCILAAPEGVAVIEAEHPDVEIVVAAVDERLNDHGYIVPGLGDAGDRIYGTK; the protein is encoded by the coding sequence ATGCTCACGGTCGTGACCCACCCCCTGATTCAGCACAAGCTCTCCCTGATGCGCAGCGTCGAGACGGGGGTCAAGGAGTTCCGCGAACTCGCCGCCGAGGTCTCCATGCTCCTCGCCTACGAGGCGATGCGCGACCTGGAGCTGAGCCCCACCCATCTCATGACCCCCCTGCAAGAGGGCGATTTCCCCATGCTCAGCGGCAAGAAGCTCGCCCTCGTCGCCATCTTGCGCGCGGGGCTGGTGATGACGGACGGCATCCTCAGCCTGGTGCCCGCCGCGCGGGTCGGGCATATCGGGCTGTACCGCGATCCCCTCACCCTGAGGCCCGTCGCGTACTACAACAAGCTCCCCGCAGATATCGCCGAGCGCCGGGTCTTCCTGACCGACCCCATGCTCGCCACGGGGGGCAGCGCGAGCGCCGCCATCCAGTTCCTCAAGGACGCGGGCGCCCAGTCCATCGGGCTGATGTGCATCCTCGCCGCGCCGGAAGGGGTGGCCGTCATCGAGGCCGAACACCCCGACGTGGAGATCGTGGTCGCCGCCGTGGACGAGCGGCTCAACGACCACGGCTACATCGTGCCGGGGCTGGGGGACGCGGGGGACCGGATTTACGGGACGAAGTAG
- a CDS encoding MraY family glycosyltransferase, producing the protein MDSLKALAAQFGIADLFGRGFLSVLLTFLTAWVFTWRFIPGVRAFALEVGWADQPNARRLNKEPLPNAGGLAIFAGFLLGVVVAWALRPIVIEQVNIQVLAILLGGAVLVLVGFIDDQYGLSPAFRLGVQALAALLLIVNGLRIDLNAIPFLPTLPAALNDPLSFLVTLLWIVGLTNAVNLMDGVDGVVGGVGFVVSMVLLATAAQFADRAAAVVLLAGLAGAALGYLRHNFNPSRIIMGDAGAYLFGYTLAAVSLLGTLKVSAGASLLVPLLVLALPLFDTTQVVIGRLARGIRNPLGHPDKTHIHHRVLARTASARRTAVILWGVALACGVLGMLAQGVRFPVILATVLVILVCLWFVTYRRVRAHGEEVAGVPSSPGSG; encoded by the coding sequence ATGGACTCCCTGAAGGCGCTCGCGGCGCAATTCGGTATCGCGGACCTGTTCGGGCGCGGTTTTCTCAGCGTGCTCCTCACCTTCCTGACGGCGTGGGTCTTCACCTGGCGCTTCATCCCGGGGGTGCGCGCCTTCGCCCTCGAGGTCGGGTGGGCCGACCAGCCCAACGCGCGGCGGCTGAACAAGGAACCGCTCCCCAACGCGGGCGGGCTCGCCATCTTCGCGGGCTTCCTGCTGGGCGTGGTCGTCGCCTGGGCGCTGCGGCCCATCGTGATCGAGCAGGTCAACATTCAGGTGCTTGCCATCCTGCTCGGCGGCGCGGTGCTCGTCCTGGTGGGCTTCATCGACGACCAGTACGGGCTCTCGCCCGCCTTCCGGCTCGGCGTGCAGGCGCTCGCGGCGCTCCTCCTGATCGTGAACGGGTTGCGGATCGACCTGAACGCGATTCCCTTCCTGCCCACCCTGCCCGCCGCCCTGAACGACCCGCTGAGTTTCCTCGTCACGCTGTTGTGGATTGTGGGCCTGACCAACGCCGTGAACCTGATGGACGGGGTGGACGGGGTGGTGGGGGGTGTGGGCTTTGTCGTGAGCATGGTGCTGCTCGCCACGGCGGCGCAGTTCGCGGACCGGGCGGCGGCGGTCGTGCTGCTCGCCGGGCTGGCAGGGGCGGCGCTGGGGTACTTGCGGCACAACTTCAACCCCAGCCGGATCATCATGGGAGACGCGGGGGCGTACCTCTTCGGCTACACGCTGGCCGCCGTCAGCCTGCTCGGCACCCTCAAGGTGAGCGCCGGGGCCAGCCTGCTCGTGCCGCTGCTGGTGCTCGCATTGCCCCTCTTCGACACCACCCAGGTCGTGATCGGGCGGCTGGCGCGGGGCATCCGCAACCCGCTCGGCCACCCCGACAAGACGCACATCCACCACCGTGTCCTCGCCCGCACGGCCAGCGCGCGGCGCACGGCGGTCATCCTCTGGGGGGTGGCCCTCGCGTGCGGGGTGCTGGGGATGCTCGCCCAGGGGGTGCGGTTCCCGGTGATCCTGGCGACGGTCCTGGTGATCCTGGTGTGCCTGTGGTTCGTCACCTACCGCCGGGTGCGCGCCCACGGGGAGGAGGTGGCGGGCGTGCCCTCCTCTCCCGGAAGCGGCTGA
- a CDS encoding diacylglycerol/lipid kinase family protein gives MTQTEPPRRLAVVLNPTAGRGLAGREWPRLEAELRRRELSYDLITEASGAAALERVCALPPDVAVLAVGGDGTVTALLPAVVDAVGQGGGRPLGLVPLGTGNDFAGMLGLKPGDFAGALGRLAAPPRRVDALRVRVVEGDLAGTSRLLLNGLGMGLDAQVAALLRLAPARLSGFGRYAWAALTALRDLTLTPVTVEVDGRALYSGPSCLAAVMNGTRYGAGFRISPLSDPADGLLDAVASGPVDRLQVLGLMARVLRGRHLGHPRVHHAAGRRAAVTWARPTHLHLDGDLAGRVTRVEVEVLAGAVTLLGGAVSPQPSAVSPKRDAPA, from the coding sequence GTGACCCAGACCGAGCCTCCCCGTCGCCTCGCCGTCGTCCTCAACCCCACCGCCGGGCGGGGCCTCGCCGGGCGCGAATGGCCCCGGCTGGAGGCCGAACTGCGCCGCCGCGAACTGTCCTACGACCTGATCACGGAGGCGAGCGGCGCGGCGGCCCTGGAGCGGGTTTGCGCCCTTCCTCCCGACGTGGCAGTTCTGGCGGTTGGGGGAGACGGCACGGTGACAGCCCTGCTCCCCGCCGTGGTGGACGCGGTGGGGCAGGGGGGAGGCCGGCCCCTCGGTCTGGTGCCGCTGGGCACCGGCAACGATTTTGCGGGGATGCTCGGCCTGAAACCGGGGGACTTCGCCGGGGCGCTCGGCCGCCTCGCCGCCCCGCCGCGCCGGGTGGATGCGCTGCGGGTCCGCGTTGTGGAGGGGGACCTCGCGGGCACGTCCCGCCTGCTGCTCAACGGGCTGGGAATGGGTCTCGACGCCCAGGTCGCCGCGCTCCTGCGCCTCGCCCCCGCCCGCCTCTCGGGTTTCGGGCGTTACGCCTGGGCCGCCCTCACGGCGCTGCGTGACCTGACCCTGACCCCCGTGACCGTGGAGGTGGACGGCCGCGCCCTGTACAGCGGGCCGAGCTGCCTCGCCGCCGTGATGAACGGCACGCGCTACGGGGCCGGATTCCGGATCAGCCCGCTTTCCGACCCCGCCGACGGCCTCCTCGACGCCGTGGCGAGCGGCCCGGTGGACCGTCTCCAGGTCCTCGGCCTGATGGCGCGGGTGTTGCGGGGCCGTCACCTCGGGCACCCCCGGGTCCACCACGCCGCCGGGCGCCGCGCGGCCGTCACCTGGGCGCGGCCCACCCACCTTCACCTCGACGGCGACCTCGCCGGGCGGGTGACGCGGGTGGAGGTGGAGGTGCTGGCGGGGGCGGTCACGCTGCTGGGGGGAGCGGTCAGCCCTCAGCCGTCAGCGGTCAGTCCAAAGCGAGATGCCCCGGCCTGA
- a CDS encoding cyclin-dependent kinase inhibitor 3 family protein, which yields MTSETHPIRVDWVETGLWPGRLGLTFAPGKKGASVLQAGVIHDRDLGADLGRLAREGVQVIAPLIEDHEFELLGICEYPALAEEHGLTVLACPIRDRDVPGDLGGFGAFLDELMDALLDGRRVVVHCRGGLGRAGLTAACLLIQAGMPPEQAVARVREARPGAIETQAQAQFVHDFARR from the coding sequence GTGACCAGTGAGACGCACCCCATCCGGGTGGACTGGGTGGAGACGGGATTGTGGCCGGGCCGCCTGGGGCTGACCTTCGCCCCCGGCAAGAAGGGCGCGAGCGTGCTTCAGGCCGGAGTCATCCACGACCGGGACCTCGGCGCGGACCTCGGGCGGCTGGCCCGCGAGGGGGTGCAGGTCATCGCCCCCCTGATCGAGGACCACGAGTTCGAGCTGCTGGGCATCTGCGAGTACCCCGCGCTCGCCGAGGAACACGGCCTGACCGTCCTCGCCTGCCCGATCCGCGACCGCGACGTGCCGGGCGACCTGGGCGGCTTCGGGGCCTTCCTCGACGAGCTGATGGACGCCCTGCTGGATGGTCGCCGGGTCGTCGTCCACTGCCGGGGCGGGCTGGGGCGGGCTGGGCTGACCGCCGCGTGCCTCCTCATCCAGGCGGGAATGCCACCCGAACAGGCCGTCGCGCGGGTGAGAGAAGCCCGCCCCGGCGCCATCGAGACCCAGGCCCAGGCTCAGTTCGTCCACGACTTCGCCCGCCGCTGA
- a CDS encoding tetratricopeptide repeat protein, translated as MRPARFRSALVTLALSAAVAAGAQSQQAAQALLDEGKWQEAASVAAALNTAAGFALAAEATTAGAGLSPDNQKKALFERAQGYARQAIALDRNNADAYFELARAQGRLAQYSGILKSLGLAGDMKKNLDQALRLNPNMAGAYVALGLWNANLVSKGFVATQATGASRNQITPNFEKAIALEPDVAVHRIEYANALLLQKNRAGAAAQLQKAVSLPANTFWEKRDLEDAKARLASLQ; from the coding sequence ATGCGTCCAGCCCGTTTCCGTTCGGCTCTCGTCACCCTGGCTCTCAGCGCTGCCGTGGCGGCGGGGGCCCAGAGCCAGCAGGCCGCCCAGGCCCTCCTCGACGAGGGCAAGTGGCAGGAGGCCGCCAGCGTCGCCGCCGCCCTGAACACGGCGGCCGGGTTCGCCCTCGCCGCCGAGGCCACGACCGCCGGGGCGGGCCTGAGCCCCGACAACCAGAAAAAGGCCCTCTTCGAGCGGGCCCAGGGGTACGCCCGGCAGGCCATCGCGCTCGACAGGAACAACGCGGACGCCTATTTCGAGCTGGCCCGCGCGCAGGGGAGGCTGGCCCAGTACAGCGGGATTCTCAAGAGCCTGGGGCTGGCGGGCGACATGAAGAAGAACCTCGACCAGGCCCTGCGGCTCAACCCCAACATGGCGGGCGCCTACGTCGCGCTGGGGCTGTGGAACGCCAACCTCGTGAGCAAGGGCTTCGTGGCGACCCAGGCGACGGGCGCCAGCCGAAACCAGATCACCCCCAACTTCGAGAAGGCCATCGCCCTCGAACCCGACGTGGCCGTCCACCGCATCGAGTACGCCAACGCCCTCCTGCTCCAGAAAAACCGCGCCGGGGCCGCCGCCCAGCTCCAGAAGGCCGTGAGCCTCCCCGCCAACACCTTCTGGGAAAAGCGCGACCTGGAAGACGCGAAGGCGCGGCTAGCCTCGTTGCAGTAG
- a CDS encoding DUF3208 domain-containing protein: MSTPYAHGGGRAAVRLLQGYVWHPADADVDLEHYLPHELDEAHVLWDQVTPPFAFFENGQPTAGQTFYQFTVLRVYDDKPGGDALHSDAETASQALGPLLDATPEGVGWQLWEDLREL, from the coding sequence ATGAGCACTCCCTACGCCCACGGCGGAGGCCGCGCCGCCGTGAGACTGCTTCAGGGTTACGTCTGGCACCCGGCGGACGCCGACGTGGACCTGGAACACTACCTGCCCCACGAACTCGATGAGGCCCACGTCCTGTGGGATCAGGTCACGCCGCCCTTCGCTTTCTTCGAGAACGGCCAGCCCACGGCCGGGCAGACCTTCTACCAGTTCACGGTCCTGCGCGTGTACGACGACAAGCCCGGCGGTGACGCCCTGCACAGCGACGCCGAGACGGCGAGCCAGGCCCTCGGCCCGCTGCTGGACGCCACCCCCGAGGGCGTGGGCTGGCAGCTCTGGGAGGACCTGCGCGAGCTATGA
- a CDS encoding phosphotransferase, whose translation MTSGGPTSLRFPVLEARYGPLTPMDQGMQSRVYSTPDGRVVVKVYRNQQGEHRLEAENMRRAALGDWVLGAVEADGVEALIMRRFPGHPLTVADVPRALPRLREILGALHRERGEAVDLSRLRERLKRFRRALAAYPLDDLFDAVEEPLERGLLDQPSAFCHLDLWQDNILIAPEGEVIVIDWTKAAWDDPLRDIALLKTGTLDLLSPDASLDAALTFLPDREAATVTRLRAYLAHTYLHDLYWFLMNEPYEFDGQRGPKLSRARHVLARLPG comes from the coding sequence GTGACCTCCGGCGGCCCGACCTCCCTCCGTTTCCCCGTGCTGGAGGCCCGCTACGGCCCCCTCACCCCGATGGACCAGGGGATGCAAAGCCGCGTGTACAGCACCCCGGACGGGCGGGTCGTGGTCAAGGTCTACCGCAACCAGCAGGGAGAACACCGCCTGGAGGCCGAGAACATGCGCCGCGCCGCCCTCGGCGACTGGGTTCTGGGCGCCGTGGAGGCCGACGGGGTGGAGGCCCTGATCATGCGCCGTTTTCCGGGGCACCCCCTCACCGTCGCGGACGTGCCCCGCGCCCTGCCCCGGCTGCGCGAAATTCTGGGTGCCCTCCACCGCGAACGGGGAGAGGCTGTGGACCTCAGCCGCCTGCGCGAACGCCTCAAGCGCTTTCGCCGCGCCCTGGCCGCCTATCCCCTCGACGATCTCTTCGACGCCGTGGAGGAGCCGCTGGAGCGCGGGCTGCTCGACCAGCCCTCGGCGTTTTGCCACCTCGACCTGTGGCAGGACAACATCCTGATCGCGCCGGAGGGGGAGGTCATCGTGATCGACTGGACGAAGGCCGCGTGGGACGACCCCCTGCGCGACATCGCCCTTCTCAAGACGGGCACCCTCGACCTGCTCTCGCCCGACGCGAGCCTGGACGCGGCCCTGACCTTCCTGCCCGACCGGGAGGCGGCGACGGTGACGCGGCTGCGGGCCTACCTCGCGCACACCTACCTGCACGACCTGTACTGGTTCCTGATGAACGAACCCTATGAGTTCGACGGCCAGCGTGGGCCCAAGCTCTCGCGCGCCCGGCACGTCCTCGCGCGGTTGCCGGGCTGA